GCGATCCAGGAATTCCGATAACAATTGCGGCAAGTTGATTTGTTTTTACATTTGCTTGAGCTAACACGGTTTCGATGCATTCGATTATTCTTTTTATTACAACAGCTGCTCCATTTTGTGCATCTGTGGATTTTTTTGCTTTGCTGGTTATTGTATTATTTGAGTCAATTAAAGCAGCGAGGATTTTTGTCCCGCCTCCATCAACTGCGACTATATATTGATGCTTTTTCAATTTTGAATTTTTCCGATACAAAAATCTATCATTGAGTGTAAATATAACCTAATCGAAATTAAAAGTGAATTTTGCATTTTTTGTAGATCTTCGTTTGATGAAATAATTAGTTTGACTGAATTAATAATTTGAGTTAGTTCAGATTTTCGCTTTTAAAATTTTCAACGAATTAAAAACTACTAATAACGAAGTCCCCATATCGGCAAACACTGCCGACCACATTGTTGCGATTCCAAGAAATGTTAAAAATATAAAGATTGCTTTAATTGCTATCGAAGCAAAAATATTTTCTTTTATTACATTAACAACTTTTCTGCTCAATCGAATAAGTTTTGGGAGCTTAGAAA
This portion of the Ignavibacteria bacterium genome encodes:
- a CDS encoding ROK family protein → MKKHQYIVAVDGGGTKILAALIDSNNTITSKAKKSTDAQNGAAVVIKRIIECIETVLAQANVKTNQLAAIVIGIPGS